In Acidobacteriota bacterium, the genomic stretch GGGAAGCGATTGACTGCACACATCGACGTCCTGAGAGACGGCGAGCGGGTCTTCGACTCGACTCTTTCCGTGATGCGCCGCGAGCTGAACTCGAGCTCGCTGATCAGGACTGTCGCGCGCCATCCCCACTTGAGCCTGCGGACCCTGGCCCTCATCCACTACCAGGCGGTTCGGCTGTGGCTCAAGAAAGCGCCCTTCTTTTCCAAGCCGGAGGCCCCAGCAGGCGCATGGAGGACCCGTCATGGCTGATTTTTCACACCAACGTGAGCTGGCAGAAACCGCAGATGCCGGGGCATTCGTCGGAGCTTCCGATGCTGCAGTGGAAATCCGCCGTACGGAGCGACGCTCACTGCCGCTGGCCGCGCGGATCGTGCTGGCCCGCCTTGCACGAATCCGGCGGGGCCACCTGATCGTCCGGCTGCCGGATGGATCGCGCCACACCTTTGGCGGTGGCGACGGCGGGGCCGCAGAGGTGGTGGAGCTCGATATTCACCGCTGGCGGTTTTTCTCGAGGCTGCTACGTCGTGCAGATGTTGGTGCCGGAGAGGCCTTTGTCGACGGAGATTGGTCGACCTCGAATCTGGTGCAGTTGACCCGTCTTTTCCTACGGAATGAAACCGAGCTCGCGCCGGCCAATGTTCTCGGAGCGATCGGCCGTTTCCGTGATCGGTTGGCCCACCTCCTGAGAAGCAACACGCGAGCCCAGGCGCGCCGCAACATCCACGCACACTATGATCTTTCCAATCATTTCTACACGCTCTTCCTCGACCCATCCATGACCTATTCGTCGGCCCTTTTCGACCGCCCCGGCCTCGGCCTGGAGGCGGCACAGCGCCGAAAGTACCGGCGGCTCGCCGCCTGGGCCGGTCTTCAGCCCGGACACGACGTGCTCGAGATCGGCTGCGGCTGGGGCGGCTTCGCCGAGTACGCGGCCGGTGAACTCGGTTGTCGTGTCAC encodes the following:
- a CDS encoding cyclopropane-fatty-acyl-phospholipid synthase family protein, whose product is MADFSHQRELAETADAGAFVGASDAAVEIRRTERRSLPLAARIVLARLARIRRGHLIVRLPDGSRHTFGGGDGGAAEVVELDIHRWRFFSRLLRRADVGAGEAFVDGDWSTSNLVQLTRLFLRNETELAPANVLGAIGRFRDRLAHLLRSNTRAQARRNIHAHYDLSNHFYTLFLDPSMTYSSALFDRPGLGLEAAQRRKYRRLAAWAGLQPGHDVLEIGCGWGGFAEYAAGELGCRVTAITLSEEQASFARRRMIAAGLSDRVQIEVEDYRDVGGEYDAVISIEMLEAVGHQFLDGYFGACDRVLRPGGRMVLQTITIPDQVYDRYRRGTDWIRAYIFPGGHLPSLGAIQDSLGRKTGFVIDRLDNMAHHYATTLKHWRARFQSQEERVRALGFDDRFMRMWDFYLATCEAAFRDRQIGVLQLSLTRSGQRGR